The Deltaproteobacteria bacterium genome has a window encoding:
- a CDS encoding bacteriohemerythrin, protein MLFMEWNYLLSVKVESIDRQHEKLVILLNEMYDAICTGKGKAVVGPILDELIDYSKTHFAHEERLMREKSYHYYEAHKLEHDKLTNQVIAFKETFDEGRESVHLKLMHFLKNWLIEHIFGTDMKLGYFLSKQ, encoded by the coding sequence ATGTTATTTATGGAATGGAATTACCTGCTATCGGTTAAGGTAGAATCGATTGACAGGCAACATGAAAAACTGGTCATACTCCTTAATGAAATGTACGACGCTATTTGTACCGGTAAGGGGAAAGCTGTTGTCGGCCCTATCCTCGATGAGTTGATCGACTATTCGAAGACACATTTTGCCCACGAAGAACGTCTCATGAGGGAAAAAAGCTACCATTACTACGAGGCTCACAAGCTGGAACATGACAAGCTTACAAACCAGGTTATAGCGTTTAAGGAAACCTTTGATGAGGGGAGGGAAAGTGTTCACTTAAAGTTGATGCACTTTTTGAAAAACTGGCTCATTGAGCACATCTTTGGGACGGATATGAAGTTAGGTTATTTTCTTAGCAAACAATAA
- a CDS encoding sensor domain-containing diguanylate cyclase, which translates to MDSNALKNIYYCMERIIVFEGIDEVLQHIVQTAASLTRADAATLRLFNIETGELDIKAGVGVSPDFLAQPGLKLGEGIIGKVIQNGESFITADISKEKRCSQKDLARMESIKSVLSIPLKDKESAIGSLTIYRKNENPFVENDLLLMSIFGAQAVEAVEKTNQLESLQRQAIYDHLTDMYNKKYLLQRIESEIKRAERHNHSVSVIFIDIDNFKNFNDKHGHLLGDKLLKDFSLLVKDGLRKNDIVGRFGGEEFVIVASETDKKGANSLTSKLLNLTKKLKFLGADGPLSGVTFSAGISSYPEDGITLPEIIQKADEAMYIAKSEGKNQVHIYETP; encoded by the coding sequence ATGGACAGCAATGCTTTAAAAAATATTTATTACTGCATGGAAAGGATTATCGTCTTTGAAGGGATAGACGAAGTTCTTCAGCATATCGTTCAGACAGCAGCTTCACTTACAAGGGCCGATGCAGCAACTTTGAGATTGTTCAACATAGAGACGGGTGAACTCGATATCAAGGCCGGCGTTGGTGTATCCCCTGACTTTCTTGCCCAGCCGGGATTAAAGCTTGGAGAAGGTATAATCGGCAAGGTTATCCAGAATGGTGAAAGTTTTATCACTGCTGATATCTCGAAGGAGAAAAGGTGCAGTCAGAAAGATCTTGCCCGCATGGAGAGTATCAAGTCTGTTCTTTCAATACCTCTTAAAGACAAAGAGTCTGCCATCGGTTCTCTTACGATCTACAGGAAAAATGAAAATCCTTTTGTGGAAAATGATCTTCTTCTTATGAGTATCTTTGGCGCACAGGCTGTTGAAGCTGTTGAAAAGACGAATCAGTTGGAAAGTCTTCAAAGGCAAGCCATTTATGACCACCTGACGGATATGTACAATAAGAAATACCTGCTTCAACGTATTGAATCGGAGATTAAAAGGGCGGAAAGGCATAACCATTCTGTTTCCGTTATATTTATTGATATTGATAATTTCAAGAACTTTAATGATAAACACGGACATCTGCTCGGTGATAAGCTTCTCAAGGACTTTTCCCTTCTTGTAAAAGATGGCCTCAGGAAAAATGATATTGTCGGCAGATTCGGAGGAGAGGAATTTGTCATCGTTGCCTCTGAAACCGATAAAAAGGGAGCAAATTCACTCACTTCCAAATTGCTTAACCTGACGAAAAAATTGAAATTTCTCGGCGCTGACGGCCCTTTGTCAGGTGTCACTTTCAGTGCGGGGATTTCATCTTACCCTGAAGATGGGATTACATTGCCTGAAATTATACAGAAAGCTGATGAGGCAATGTATATTGCTAAAAGTGAAGGTAAAAACCAGGTTCATATTTACGAAACCCCCTGA